One genomic window of Salvia miltiorrhiza cultivar Shanhuang (shh) chromosome 4, IMPLAD_Smil_shh, whole genome shotgun sequence includes the following:
- the LOC131019568 gene encoding uncharacterized protein LOC131019568 encodes MVVQQRTMREETIKAKSVANSKIHIVKLKWADKRNTLDTAIYLMRCLENFMGDISSNWKCDMYNASARQLSRMRVRYCSSIISWNGNDKKKEIQETAAKEYHEICLDPSVNINSLLAG; translated from the exons ATGGTGGTTCAGCAAAGGACGATGAG AGAGGAGACCATCAAGGCAAAATCTGTGGCTAATTCGAAAATACATATTGTCAAGTTGAAGTGGGCGGACAAACGAAATACATTGGACACAGCTATTTATCTTATGCGATGTTTGGAGAACTTCATGGGAGATATTTCATCAAATTGGAAGTGTGACATGTACAACGCAAGTGCACGCCAATTATCTCGAATGCGCGTGAGGTATTGCTCGTCCATAATATCATGGAATGGGAATGATAAGAAAAAAGAGATTCAGGAGACTGCTGCAAAAGAATATCATGAGATTTGTCTTGATCCATCTGTTAACATAAATTCATTATTGGCCGGTTGA